Proteins found in one Exiguobacterium sp. 9-2 genomic segment:
- a CDS encoding cysteine desulfurase family protein, producing the protein MIYLDYAATTPLHPQALDHYQQAAQSFYGNSSSLHDIGGDAERLLQRARQYLMQQLDQKEGSIIFTGSGSEANYIALTHLIRQSNKSVVLTLRCEHDSVLLPLARWAQETRHLSLLPDGTFDWDRFVTACTEEVGVVSIQHVNSDTGFRFPVERIAVYCQSRGILFHCDGVQGFLKDDVTIDSFDAYTMSSHKVYGPKGLGALYLRRPLFSPYYEGHHEFGIRPGTVDVPGIAAFIAACEASRLENPGIQASSQVFRGMLKKTLSSSRYLIVESPTQLASICAIHTKQRDGQHALLALNRAGIAVSAGSACRAGENGPNATLRAIGFDESAAHGLIRLSFGKHTTNEEIEQCIDVLNTIS; encoded by the coding sequence ATGATCTATCTCGATTACGCAGCTACTACTCCGCTGCATCCACAAGCACTCGATCATTATCAACAAGCCGCTCAGTCGTTCTACGGCAACAGTTCTTCTCTTCATGACATCGGTGGGGATGCAGAACGCCTGCTTCAACGAGCACGACAGTATCTGATGCAACAATTAGATCAAAAAGAAGGATCTATCATCTTTACAGGAAGCGGTTCAGAAGCAAATTACATCGCTTTGACACACTTGATACGACAGAGTAACAAATCAGTTGTCTTGACACTTCGGTGTGAACACGACTCGGTCTTGCTTCCACTTGCGCGTTGGGCACAAGAAACACGTCATCTTTCTCTACTGCCGGACGGAACGTTCGACTGGGATCGATTCGTTACGGCTTGTACGGAAGAGGTTGGTGTCGTCTCGATTCAACACGTCAATTCGGATACCGGTTTTCGGTTCCCAGTCGAACGAATTGCAGTATATTGTCAATCACGCGGGATTTTGTTTCATTGCGATGGGGTTCAAGGATTTTTAAAAGATGATGTTACCATTGACTCCTTTGACGCCTACACGATGAGTAGCCATAAAGTCTACGGTCCTAAAGGGTTAGGTGCTCTGTATTTGCGACGACCGCTCTTTAGTCCATACTACGAAGGACATCATGAGTTCGGGATTCGCCCAGGCACAGTCGATGTTCCGGGAATTGCCGCCTTCATCGCTGCCTGTGAGGCGTCGCGCTTAGAAAATCCAGGAATCCAGGCATCCAGTCAGGTATTTCGTGGTATGCTAAAAAAAACATTGTCTTCGTCTCGTTATCTGATCGTTGAATCTCCAACGCAACTGGCTTCGATCTGTGCCATCCATACGAAACAACGGGACGGTCAACACGCGTTGCTCGCCTTGAATCGTGCTGGAATCGCCGTTTCCGCTGGTAGTGCTTGTCGGGCAGGAGAAAACGGTCCGAATGCGACATTGCGTGCGATCGGTTTTGACGAATCAGCGGCTCATGGATTGATCCGACTCAGTTTTGGAAAACACACGACGAACGAAGAAATCGAACAGTGCATTGATGTGTTGAACACGATCTCATGA
- a CDS encoding ribonuclease E/G, with protein MRWISEQTASLERLALVEGGRLIEYHERMRDEIRVGTFVYAKVDRLHPTLGAAFLIATDGTPLYLPLNETVEALRRYPDVPTIGQAVQVGQTLLVQVVKEGVAPKQHKVTQNITYGGRYLVYFPYGRRVRFSRKLDLVVQRQLAEQLTTTEEEGILYRTEAAKASIDELKQELQSLRIRHKELMQAPRLEQDEALIVQEAKRLPHVTDALVMTRQEKERLELLGLSVERSLRKGRLPEMEAIDGAIEKAMQRVVWLDGGAYLLIEEVETMTVIDVNSGKTISVKEQKRTFDQINEAAAVEVMRQLRLRNISGMIAIDFLRGSSKGQTRVTQLLKERAALETKQIEVYGFTKMGLCELTRQRHGKSLQERSQESGQWTRLSVYRLIEPKLLEIATYAEAVVIRAPRHLLQDEFISRQPLEVHVLEGDPAVLFTGSSQDCLDFIKRSE; from the coding sequence ATGCGATGGATTAGTGAACAGACCGCTTCACTCGAACGATTGGCGTTGGTCGAAGGCGGTCGATTGATTGAATATCATGAACGGATGCGTGACGAGATCCGGGTCGGAACGTTCGTTTATGCCAAGGTCGACCGGTTGCATCCGACGCTCGGAGCAGCCTTTTTGATCGCGACTGACGGTACGCCGCTTTACTTACCGCTTAATGAAACGGTGGAAGCACTTCGTCGCTATCCGGACGTGCCAACGATCGGACAAGCCGTCCAGGTCGGGCAGACATTGCTCGTTCAGGTCGTCAAGGAAGGGGTCGCACCGAAGCAACACAAGGTGACGCAGAATATCACTTATGGTGGACGTTATCTTGTCTATTTCCCGTACGGTCGCCGCGTCCGTTTCAGTCGGAAGTTGGATCTCGTCGTCCAGCGTCAACTGGCGGAGCAATTGACGACGACGGAAGAAGAAGGGATTCTTTACCGGACGGAGGCAGCGAAAGCATCAATCGACGAATTGAAACAAGAGTTACAGTCATTACGGATACGGCATAAAGAACTCATGCAGGCGCCGCGTCTTGAGCAAGACGAGGCATTGATCGTCCAGGAAGCGAAGCGACTTCCGCATGTCACCGATGCGCTCGTCATGACGCGTCAGGAAAAAGAACGACTCGAATTACTCGGTCTGTCTGTTGAACGATCGCTACGAAAAGGGCGCTTACCTGAGATGGAAGCCATTGATGGGGCAATCGAAAAAGCGATGCAACGGGTCGTCTGGCTCGACGGAGGAGCGTATCTCTTGATTGAAGAAGTCGAGACGATGACTGTCATCGACGTCAACAGTGGGAAGACGATTTCGGTCAAAGAACAAAAGCGGACGTTTGATCAAATCAATGAAGCGGCTGCCGTCGAAGTTATGCGACAATTACGGTTACGTAATATCAGCGGAATGATTGCAATCGATTTTTTACGTGGCTCAAGTAAAGGTCAGACACGGGTGACCCAACTTCTCAAAGAACGAGCCGCACTCGAGACGAAACAAATCGAAGTGTATGGATTTACGAAGATGGGCTTATGCGAACTGACGCGACAACGACACGGAAAATCATTGCAGGAACGATCGCAGGAATCCGGTCAATGGACACGATTAAGCGTCTATCGGTTGATTGAACCGAAATTGCTTGAGATCGCGACCTATGCGGAAGCGGTCGTGATTCGCGCGCCGCGTCACTTGTTACAAGACGAATTCATCTCTCGCCAACCACTCGAGGTGCACGTGTTAGAAGGCGATCCAGCCGTCCTATTCACTGGGTCGTCACAGGACTGTCTCGATTTCATCAAGCGATCGGAATAA
- a CDS encoding Spo0B domain-containing protein, translating to MEEQQVLDLLKTLRHEWLNRIQLVRSYGAIGDEQAVESICSAYREQASREGRLAQIGLPKTALALLQAEWSGKTVTYDVIGAPHMEDERLKQLVEAAITMIDVGVGEVSVTFHEGVTIEIYRDLLDMSRLKDLVTPMEIESQTENECVIEIESLPFEEEK from the coding sequence ATGGAGGAACAACAGGTACTTGATCTTTTAAAGACTCTTCGTCACGAGTGGTTGAACCGGATACAACTCGTCCGTTCGTATGGCGCGATCGGAGACGAACAAGCAGTCGAGTCGATCTGTTCGGCGTACCGGGAGCAAGCATCTCGGGAAGGACGTCTAGCGCAAATCGGATTGCCGAAAACCGCACTGGCGTTGCTGCAAGCTGAATGGTCAGGCAAAACTGTGACGTATGATGTCATCGGAGCACCCCACATGGAAGATGAGCGGTTGAAGCAACTCGTCGAAGCAGCCATCACCATGATTGATGTAGGAGTAGGAGAAGTATCCGTGACCTTCCACGAGGGCGTGACCATCGAGATCTATCGGGATCTACTAGATATGTCGCGCCTTAAGGATCTAGTGACGCCGATGGAAATCGAGTCGCAGACGGAAAATGAGTGTGTGATTGAGATTGAAAGTCTTCCGTTTGAGGAAGAGAAGTAA
- a CDS encoding transcription repressor NadR, with amino-acid sequence MGKRISGEERRKSLLRMIEESEQPVTGTALAKQAGVSRQVIVQDLSLLKAKGYPVIATARGYLINDPEIDGSKLRRKIVCRHGIEQLKDECDAIVDEGVVIRDVIIEHPVYGFITGELMLKSRRDVRVLLEQLEETQATPLSSLTDGVHIHTLEADHEDALEAAIAKLDHLGILVSELDV; translated from the coding sequence ATGGGGAAACGCATCTCCGGAGAAGAACGCCGGAAATCATTACTTCGTATGATTGAGGAAAGTGAACAACCTGTTACGGGAACAGCACTGGCGAAACAAGCAGGCGTCAGCCGCCAAGTGATCGTGCAGGATTTATCATTGTTAAAAGCAAAAGGATATCCCGTCATCGCGACAGCTCGTGGGTATTTGATCAATGACCCTGAAATCGACGGTTCGAAATTACGCCGCAAGATCGTCTGTCGCCACGGCATCGAGCAATTAAAGGATGAATGTGATGCCATCGTTGACGAAGGCGTCGTCATCCGCGATGTCATCATCGAGCATCCTGTCTACGGCTTCATTACAGGTGAGTTGATGCTAAAAAGCCGCCGAGATGTCCGTGTACTGCTTGAACAGCTAGAGGAGACACAAGCTACTCCACTGTCGAGCTTGACCGACGGAGTCCATATCCATACGCTTGAAGCGGATCATGAAGACGCACTAGAAGCCGCCATCGCAAAACTTGACCATCTTGGAATCCTCGTCTCGGAACTCGATGTCTGA
- the mreD gene encoding rod shape-determining protein MreD codes for MNNVKLFFAVFLLFILEGTLFAGPLGDGSPYVIHTTLIGLMFLGRYGKLEQALGFGLVFGLLYDFVYSDIIGIYLFALSAIPLFSSFVLKYVKENVLTILVTFTFSAILYELDIYFFTASVVGVGVSFQELATQIIPRSLVAQLIGIIILYYPMTRLVQSTLDEKRG; via the coding sequence GTGAATAACGTTAAGTTGTTTTTCGCCGTGTTCCTTCTTTTTATCTTAGAAGGAACGTTGTTCGCGGGACCGCTTGGAGATGGTTCGCCGTATGTCATTCATACGACCTTGATCGGTCTGATGTTCCTCGGTCGGTACGGGAAGCTTGAACAAGCACTCGGATTCGGACTCGTTTTCGGATTGCTCTATGATTTCGTGTACTCGGATATTATCGGAATTTACTTATTTGCGTTATCCGCCATTCCGCTTTTTAGTAGCTTCGTGCTAAAATATGTAAAGGAGAACGTATTGACGATTCTCGTCACGTTCACGTTCAGTGCCATTTTGTATGAACTCGATATATATTTCTTCACGGCTTCGGTCGTTGGTGTCGGGGTTTCCTTCCAAGAACTCGCGACACAGATCATTCCAAGGAGTTTGGTTGCCCAGTTGATCGGGATCATCATCCTGTATTATCCGATGACCCGACTCGTGCAGTCGACCCTTGACGAGAAAAGAGGATGA
- the obgE gene encoding GTPase ObgE: MFVDQVNIYVKAGDGGRGQVAFRREKYVPDGGPAGGDGGHGAHVVLEVDEGLRTLMDFRYKRHFKAVQGENGMSKGMHGRKAEHLIVKVPPGTVVYDDDTNAVIADLVHHGQQAIVARGGRGGRGNTRFATPANPAPEHAENGEPGEEKYLKLELKMLADVGLVGFPSVGKSTMLSVVSAARPKIGAYHFTTITPNIGVVETEDSRSFVMADLPGLIEGASEGVGLGHQFLRHVERTKVIVHVIDMSGMEGRDPIEDYNIINKELADYNLRLTERPQVVVANKMDMPDAAEHLEAFKEAFPELEVFEISAATRQGLRDLLFRIADLVDATPEFGLEELEEKTATPRVVYGYEAPEAGFTISKDEDDCFVIKGPRIEKLFTMTNFMREESIKRFARTLRQMGVDEELRRLGAIDGDVVRIRDFEFEFVESSF, encoded by the coding sequence ATGTTTGTCGATCAGGTAAATATTTATGTAAAAGCAGGTGACGGAGGACGTGGACAAGTAGCGTTCCGTCGCGAGAAATACGTTCCGGACGGCGGTCCTGCTGGCGGTGACGGTGGTCACGGAGCTCACGTCGTCCTTGAAGTCGACGAAGGACTTCGGACATTGATGGACTTCCGTTACAAACGTCACTTTAAAGCGGTTCAAGGTGAAAACGGAATGTCAAAAGGGATGCACGGTCGTAAAGCCGAGCATTTAATCGTCAAGGTTCCACCTGGTACGGTCGTCTATGATGACGATACGAACGCAGTCATTGCTGACCTTGTCCATCATGGACAACAAGCGATCGTCGCACGCGGCGGACGTGGCGGACGTGGAAATACACGTTTTGCGACACCAGCCAACCCAGCTCCAGAGCACGCAGAAAACGGTGAGCCAGGGGAAGAGAAGTATTTGAAACTTGAACTGAAGATGCTAGCAGATGTTGGTCTTGTCGGCTTCCCGAGTGTCGGGAAATCAACGATGTTATCTGTCGTTTCAGCAGCACGTCCGAAAATCGGCGCGTATCACTTTACGACGATCACACCGAACATCGGCGTCGTCGAAACGGAAGATAGCCGAAGCTTCGTCATGGCTGACTTGCCAGGATTGATCGAAGGCGCAAGTGAAGGCGTCGGACTCGGTCACCAGTTCCTGCGTCACGTCGAGCGGACGAAAGTCATCGTCCACGTCATCGACATGAGTGGGATGGAAGGACGCGATCCAATCGAAGACTACAACATCATCAATAAAGAACTCGCGGACTATAATCTCCGCTTGACAGAGCGTCCACAAGTCGTCGTCGCGAACAAGATGGATATGCCGGATGCGGCAGAACACCTTGAAGCCTTCAAGGAAGCTTTCCCAGAGCTTGAAGTATTCGAAATTTCAGCAGCAACACGTCAAGGATTACGTGACCTCCTATTCCGAATTGCTGACCTCGTTGATGCGACCCCAGAATTCGGTCTTGAGGAACTCGAAGAGAAAACAGCGACACCACGTGTTGTCTACGGTTATGAAGCACCTGAAGCTGGCTTTACGATTTCGAAAGATGAAGACGACTGCTTCGTCATCAAAGGACCACGCATCGAAAAACTCTTCACGATGACGAACTTCATGCGTGAAGAATCGATTAAACGTTTCGCTCGGACACTGCGTCAAATGGGTGTCGACGAAGAGTTACGTCGTCTTGGTGCAATCGACGGCGATGTCGTTCGAATCCGTGATTTCGAATTTGAATTCGTTGAGTCATCCTTCTAA
- the rpmA gene encoding 50S ribosomal protein L27 yields MLKLNLQFFASKKGVGSTKNGRDSQSKRLGAKRADGQTVSAGSILYRQRGTKIHPGMNVGRGGDDTLFATATGVVRFERLGRDKKQVSVYPA; encoded by the coding sequence ATGTTGAAACTTAATCTTCAGTTCTTCGCATCGAAAAAAGGGGTAGGTTCGACAAAGAACGGTCGTGACTCGCAATCGAAACGCCTTGGGGCGAAACGTGCAGACGGTCAAACTGTTTCTGCTGGTTCAATCCTCTACCGTCAACGCGGTACGAAGATTCACCCAGGTATGAACGTCGGACGTGGTGGCGATGATACACTTTTCGCAACTGCAACTGGTGTCGTTCGTTTCGAACGTCTCGGACGCGACAAGAAACAAGTCAGCGTTTACCCAGCATAA
- a CDS encoding septum site-determining protein MinC translates to MIERKRYVTMKGHRGGLAVYVNERCSVDEFLDDLELTLADKSVENGRAVPITFFFGRRYVDEGVLTAVESIVARHDSFSFKGYDSECITKDEAKALYGERTFHYFGGTARSGHVLDVEGSIVIIGDINPGAVVHATGSIYCLGALRGTVHAGKGGNTEAVIAASVLQPKWVAVAGTVHEEPDDAPIPALDMGCAFLGEDGVEFSRLQTVPLARMDQFAIDSERG, encoded by the coding sequence ATGATTGAGCGTAAACGTTATGTAACGATGAAAGGCCATCGTGGTGGCCTCGCCGTCTATGTGAATGAAAGGTGCAGTGTGGATGAATTTCTTGACGATTTAGAGTTGACGCTTGCGGACAAATCCGTCGAGAACGGACGCGCCGTACCCATCACCTTCTTCTTCGGTCGACGTTATGTCGATGAAGGGGTGTTGACGGCCGTCGAATCTATCGTCGCGCGACATGATTCCTTCTCTTTCAAAGGCTATGACAGTGAATGCATCACGAAAGACGAGGCAAAAGCCTTGTACGGAGAGCGGACGTTCCATTATTTTGGTGGCACGGCACGCAGTGGGCACGTATTAGACGTTGAAGGTTCGATCGTCATCATCGGAGATATCAATCCGGGAGCGGTCGTCCATGCGACAGGAAGTATCTATTGTCTCGGAGCTTTGCGTGGTACCGTTCATGCAGGTAAAGGTGGTAATACGGAAGCAGTCATCGCTGCAAGTGTGTTGCAACCGAAATGGGTCGCGGTCGCTGGAACCGTCCATGAGGAGCCGGATGACGCACCGATTCCTGCTCTCGATATGGGCTGTGCATTTTTAGGCGAAGACGGGGTGGAATTCTCCCGCCTTCAAACCGTTCCGCTTGCGCGGATGGATCAGTTTGCGATTGATAGTGAAAGAGGGTGA
- the minD gene encoding septum site-determining protein MinD, with the protein MGRAIVVTSGKGGVGKTTTTANIGTALALMGHSVCLVDTDIGLRNLDIVLGLDNRSIYNIVDVVTGQCKLHQALVRDKRFEEMYLLPAAQSKDKSSVTPEQVKAIIDTLKLEYDFVLIDCPAGIEQGFMNAIAGADEAVVVTTPEKAAVQDADRIIGMLERSERNIVPKLVINRVRSHMMASGDMLDIDEIMRILSIDLLGLIIDDEEVIAASHRGVPVTMNPDNRAGLGYRNIARRILGESVPLLDLNEQPQKGFFVKLKKMLGMK; encoded by the coding sequence ATGGGACGCGCCATCGTCGTCACATCCGGTAAAGGCGGCGTCGGTAAGACAACGACGACGGCGAACATCGGAACAGCACTTGCATTGATGGGGCATTCGGTTTGTCTCGTCGATACAGATATCGGGTTACGCAATCTGGATATCGTGCTTGGTCTCGATAACCGGAGTATCTATAACATCGTTGACGTCGTAACGGGACAATGTAAATTGCACCAAGCGCTCGTCCGCGATAAGCGTTTTGAAGAGATGTATCTGTTGCCTGCTGCTCAATCAAAGGATAAGTCCTCCGTCACACCCGAACAGGTGAAGGCAATCATCGACACGCTGAAACTTGAATACGATTTTGTATTGATTGACTGCCCGGCAGGAATCGAACAAGGATTCATGAATGCGATTGCTGGAGCGGATGAAGCTGTCGTCGTAACGACACCGGAAAAAGCAGCCGTCCAAGATGCGGACCGGATCATTGGGATGCTCGAACGCTCAGAACGAAACATCGTTCCAAAACTCGTCATCAATCGGGTGCGTTCGCACATGATGGCATCAGGTGATATGCTCGATATCGATGAGATTATGCGTATTCTTTCAATCGATCTGCTTGGTCTGATCATCGATGATGAAGAAGTCATCGCCGCTTCGCACCGCGGTGTGCCTGTTACGATGAATCCGGATAACCGGGCTGGACTCGGCTACCGGAACATCGCCCGCCGGATTCTCGGAGAATCCGTGCCACTGCTTGATTTAAATGAACAACCGCAAAAAGGGTTCTTCGTCAAATTGAAGAAGATGCTTGGGATGAAATAA
- a CDS encoding hemolysin family protein, giving the protein MISFVWLIPILILSAFFSSAETALASVNRLRLLHQSEAGDARASRVFRLLQRYEETLTSILIGNTLVNVGFILLGGWWIIQFGETITTQAIAFLGLFFLLLLFGELIPKSYAREHTERYVLLIGRPLRLCLLMFRPLVFVLLRLRQFALRLIGADPKGPLVTEQELKALVDISQEEGIMGLAEAELVHQAVDFQHVTVEDALTPRIDIQAIDIDARLEDILAEVQKGGYSRLPVYKDSIDHVIGVLSERDFLRAYVKNGSVDIREWIRPVSFVVPQTRLMDLLPELKVKQSHMAVVLDEFGGTAGLITLEDILEEIVGEIWDEHDESLEYTKRIGPEQFECLAEYDIEDFCQQFQLTMPDTDAQSLGGWIMEESGQLPDVGTAMRYERVTLTVLHIENRRVRKVLATFDPPAMMPELPLESM; this is encoded by the coding sequence ATGATTTCATTCGTTTGGTTAATTCCGATTCTCATCTTATCCGCGTTCTTTTCTTCAGCCGAGACAGCACTCGCGAGTGTCAATCGGTTGCGTTTGTTGCATCAATCAGAAGCAGGGGACGCCCGTGCGTCCCGTGTGTTTCGGTTGCTTCAACGTTATGAAGAGACATTGACGTCGATTTTGATTGGCAACACACTCGTCAATGTCGGCTTCATCTTGCTTGGTGGCTGGTGGATCATCCAGTTCGGCGAGACGATAACAACGCAAGCCATTGCCTTTCTTGGGCTGTTCTTTCTGTTACTGTTATTCGGGGAATTGATACCCAAGTCGTATGCCCGCGAACATACGGAACGTTATGTGTTGTTGATCGGACGTCCACTTCGTTTGTGCTTGCTGATGTTTCGACCGCTCGTTTTCGTGTTACTCCGCTTACGTCAGTTTGCGCTTCGGTTGATTGGAGCGGATCCGAAAGGGCCACTCGTGACCGAACAGGAACTCAAGGCACTCGTCGATATCAGTCAGGAAGAGGGGATCATGGGACTCGCTGAAGCTGAACTTGTCCACCAGGCGGTTGATTTTCAACATGTGACGGTCGAGGATGCGTTGACGCCACGCATAGATATTCAAGCAATCGATATCGATGCGCGGCTCGAAGACATCCTTGCAGAAGTGCAAAAAGGCGGCTATTCTCGTCTACCGGTCTATAAGGACTCGATTGATCATGTCATCGGTGTCTTATCCGAACGGGACTTTCTGCGTGCATACGTGAAAAATGGTTCCGTCGATATCCGGGAATGGATTCGACCGGTATCGTTCGTCGTACCACAGACACGATTGATGGATTTATTGCCGGAACTCAAAGTCAAGCAGTCCCATATGGCAGTCGTGCTCGATGAGTTCGGAGGGACGGCAGGTCTGATCACCCTTGAGGATATTTTAGAAGAAATCGTCGGGGAGATTTGGGATGAACACGATGAATCATTGGAATACACGAAACGGATTGGTCCAGAACAATTCGAATGTCTAGCAGAGTATGACATTGAAGACTTCTGTCAGCAATTTCAATTGACGATGCCGGACACCGATGCCCAGTCACTTGGGGGATGGATCATGGAGGAAAGCGGACAACTGCCGGACGTCGGAACGGCGATGCGTTATGAACGTGTCACGTTGACGGTCTTGCATATCGAGAACCGCCGCGTCCGGAAAGTCTTAGCGACGTTTGATCCTCCCGCTATGATGCCAGAGCTACCGCTTGAATCGATGTAA
- the mreC gene encoding rod shape-determining protein MreC, with product MKRFLNNRKLLITLLSFLLLVILIGISLQGRNQSHWYQSFVRDTVGVGQRLFATPIGWIDDTVTSIKEVRDVYKENEHLKSRLNDYAGNAVKVRDLERENKELKDMLDLKGSIRDYKLLPAEMIGRTSSEWQRFVTINIGEQKGVKPNMAVVTADGLIGRVIQASAYTSLVQLMSDTSRTNNVSATADDTKGKGVFGTIEGFDEETKLLKFTKIPNDAKLKKGQTVTTSGLGGKYPSGIVIGKIEEVKSDQYGASKIAYVKPAADFEQFGHVFVIEREAKEPFAETDKGGDTRE from the coding sequence ATGAAGCGATTTTTAAATAATCGAAAACTGCTCATCACACTCCTTAGTTTTCTCCTTTTGGTGATCTTAATCGGGATTTCGCTGCAAGGGCGTAACCAATCCCACTGGTATCAAAGCTTCGTGCGTGATACCGTGGGCGTCGGTCAACGCCTTTTCGCGACACCGATTGGCTGGATTGATGATACGGTCACTTCGATTAAAGAAGTGCGTGACGTGTACAAAGAAAATGAACACTTGAAATCACGATTGAACGACTATGCCGGCAATGCCGTTAAAGTCCGTGATCTTGAGCGTGAGAATAAAGAATTAAAAGACATGCTCGACCTCAAAGGTTCGATTCGCGACTATAAACTGTTACCGGCAGAGATGATCGGGCGGACATCGTCCGAATGGCAACGGTTCGTGACGATTAACATCGGCGAACAAAAAGGGGTCAAACCGAACATGGCCGTCGTAACAGCAGATGGATTGATCGGTCGCGTCATCCAGGCGAGCGCTTATACGTCCCTTGTGCAGTTGATGTCGGATACGAGTCGGACGAATAACGTTTCGGCAACGGCAGACGACACGAAAGGAAAAGGAGTCTTCGGAACGATTGAAGGCTTCGATGAAGAGACGAAACTACTCAAGTTCACGAAAATTCCGAACGACGCGAAGCTGAAAAAAGGGCAGACCGTCACGACGTCCGGTCTTGGTGGAAAGTATCCGAGCGGGATCGTCATCGGAAAAATCGAAGAAGTGAAATCCGATCAGTATGGGGCTTCGAAAATCGCATACGTCAAACCGGCAGCAGACTTCGAACAGTTCGGTCATGTCTTCGTGATTGAACGCGAAGCGAAGGAACCCTTCGCTGAGACCGATAAGGGAGGGGACACTCGTGAATAA
- the rplU gene encoding 50S ribosomal protein L21 — MYAIIKTGGKQVKVEAGQEIYVEKLNADVDSTVEFGEVLILGGDDVKVGAPLVEGAKVVATVIKHARAKKITVFKMKAKKNYRRKQGHRQPYTKVRIEKIEA; from the coding sequence ATGTACGCAATTATCAAAACTGGTGGTAAACAAGTCAAAGTCGAAGCTGGCCAAGAAATCTACGTTGAGAAATTAAACGCAGACGTCGACAGCACAGTTGAATTTGGTGAAGTATTGATCCTTGGTGGTGACGATGTTAAAGTCGGCGCTCCACTCGTAGAAGGTGCGAAGGTCGTAGCAACGGTCATCAAACACGCTCGCGCGAAAAAGATCACTGTCTTCAAAATGAAAGCGAAAAAGAACTACCGTCGTAAGCAAGGTCACCGTCAACCTTACACAAAGGTCCGCATCGAGAAAATCGAAGCGTAA
- a CDS encoding ribosomal-processing cysteine protease Prp, translated as MIRVKIRRDEAELVRSIEVTGHAEFAEPGLDLVCAGVSSVIFGAYNAIEALLGQVLLLEMAEQQEGGYFYVEPYADLAPDVSERTQLLLEATLVQLGTIAESYGEFIQLEQV; from the coding sequence ATGATACGTGTCAAGATTCGACGAGATGAAGCGGAACTCGTCCGCTCCATCGAAGTGACAGGACATGCCGAGTTTGCAGAACCAGGTCTCGACCTTGTCTGTGCCGGCGTATCGTCGGTGATCTTCGGGGCATATAATGCCATAGAAGCATTACTCGGGCAGGTCCTGCTCCTTGAAATGGCAGAACAACAAGAGGGTGGCTACTTTTATGTAGAACCGTACGCTGACTTAGCACCGGATGTCAGTGAACGCACCCAATTGTTACTGGAGGCGACTTTGGTCCAGCTTGGTACCATCGCTGAAAGTTACGGTGAGTTTATCCAACTTGAACAAGTATAG